In Cyclobacteriaceae bacterium, the DNA window GTAAAAGCAGAGAAGCTGATCGCCCAGAAGAAAGAGATCTTCGACAATGTTATCCCTTCCGCAAATTCAGTTATGGCAAGAAATCTTTTCCATCTCGGGATTCTTCTTGATAATGAGTCGTGGAAAAAGATGGCAACCGACATGACGTCGAGGCTAGCCTCCCTGATAGAAAGCGAACCAGGTTATTCTTCAAACTGGGGAATTCTATTTTCACAGATCACAGCAAAGACAGCGGAGATCGTTATCGTAGGAAAGAAGGCATCTGAAATCAGGAAAGAACTTCACAAACACTATCTACCATTTGCGTTGACGCTGGGAACCGAGTCATCGAGCGCCTTGCCTTTATTTGAAGGACGTGGTCAGACAGATGGAAGAACAAAGATCTACGTGTGCAGAAATAAAGTCTGTCAGCTTCCTGTGGAAACTATTAACGAAGCACTTGCTCAACTGTAAAACCATGAAGCAAGTCATATTCCTTATCACGCTGATCTTTATAATGAATTCATGCTATCGGGAAACAAAACCACCTGCTCCCCTGCTTCCACTCCCCAGTCAGTCTCAGCTCGCATGGCACGACATGGAGATGAATGCTTTCGTTCACTTTACCACCAACACATTTTCAGGAAAAGAGTGGGGATATGGTGATGAAGATCCCAACATCTTCAATCCTACAGCGATGGATGCAGAGCAGTGGATCCGGACTTTTAAAGAAACAGGTTTCAAAGGTGTGATATTAACATGCAAGCATCACGACGGGTTTTGCATCTGGCCCAGTAAGTTCACCGATCATTCTGTAAAATCCAGTCAATGGAAAGATGGCAAGGGTGATGTTGTAAGAGATGTTGCGGAAGCCTGTAAAAAGTATGGATTAAAGTTTGGGATCTATGTTTCTCCGTGGGATCGCAATCACAAAGCTTATGGCACTCCTGAATACATTGAATACTACCGCAATCAGATCAAAGAGCTTTTCACAAACTATGGCCCGATCTTCGAAATGTGGTTTGACGGTGCTAACGGAGGAGATGGATTTTATGGTGGCGCTAAAGAGAAGCGCAGCATTGATGGTTCGAAGTACTATGACTGGCCCGCAACACTGAATGAGATCAGAACATTGGAGCCTGCCATCATTTTCTTCAGCGACGCGGGACCAGGTGTGCGCTGGGTAGGAAATGAAAAAGGAATTGCGGGTGAAACAAACTGGAATACCATTTCAACGGACACCCTCTTTGCGGGAAAGGCAGGCATTGAAAGTCTATTGAACACAGGATCAGAAAACGGAACATCGTGGGTACCTGCGGAAGTAGATGTCTCCATAAGACCCGGATGGTTCTATCACGCAGAGGAAGATGCACTTGTAAAAAGTCCTGAGCGACTGTTTGATATTTATCTCACTTCGGTGGGACGAGGGTCTACCCTCCTGTTAAATATTCCACCGGATCGACGCGGGCTCATTCATGAAAATGATGTTGCCGCACTCAAAGGTTTTAAGGCGTTACGGGACAGTGCATTTAAGAATAACCTGGCGTTGAGCGCTATCCTTGAAGTGAGCACCACTCGCGGAGACGCAAACGAATTTTCATCGGCACAGCTAAACGATAGAGACCCTGAAACATTCTGGTCGACCGATGACGATGTGGTTTCCGGAAGTGTGGAGATCCAGATGGATGAGGGCAAGGTCATTCACTACGTAGTCTTACAAGAATACATTCCATTAGGTCAGCGGGTGCGGTCGTTTACCATTGAGGCCTGGGTGTGGAATAAATGGAAACCTATCTCAGAAGGAACGACTATCGGGTACAAAAGAATCGTACAACTTCCACCGACCGCGACACAAAAGATCCGGATCACCTTTCAGGACGCGAAAGCCTGCCTTGCCATTTCCAACATAGAAATCTATTAATCAGGATAACCTTACCATCACGGTCTCCTATTAAGTTCTTACTTTTATTGCGGTGGAAATATTCGATCAAAACGAGGATAACGGGACATTTTTTGCGGAAGTGGTATTGCCTGTGCCGATTCCAAAGTTATTCACCTACCGGGTGCCTGCTGCCTGGAATTCACTGGTAAAGAAAGGACAGCGCGTCATCGTTCCTTTTGGACAACGTAAGATCCTGACGGGAGTCATCGCCCAACTTCACCACCAGCCCCCGGCGGAATATGAAGCGAAGTATCTTCTCGAACTTCTGGATGAATCGGAGATCATTACTCCCCTGCAGTTCCAGTTGTACGAATGGATGGCATCGTACTACATGTGCACGGTGGGCGAGGTATTGAATGCAGCGTTGCCAGCGGGATTAAAACTATCAAGCGAGTCGATGGTGCAAATGCATCCATCTTTTAACCTGGAGGAAAGTCTATTTGATTTTTCTGAAAAGGAAAGACTGGTGCTGGCGCATCTTAAATCGGGTTCACTCTCCTATTCGGATGTAGCAAAGTTGCTGGACGTTAAGTCTATTTACAGCATCCTGAAATCCCTTACTTCGAAAGACGCGATCATTCTTTTTGAAAAGGTAAAGGAGAAATATAAACCCAGGACAGAAAAGAGAATAAGGATCCATCACGATCATCTGGATAAGAAAAAACTGGAGTCGCTCTTTGAGATTCTTTCCGCGAAGCCAAAACAGGAAGCGGTATTGTTAAAGTTTCTTCAGGAGGTTCCTGTGTTTCAGGATCAGCACCTGAATGAAAAGGGTATTTCAAAATCAGCACTGCTCGCTACAGATATTTCTGAGTCCTCCCTCAACACGCTGATCAAAAACAAAACGTTTGAAGAGTTCGAAGTGGTGGTGCCTCGTTTCGGTTTTGACGATGAGATCATCACACCTCCATTGTTATTAAGTGAGCAACAGGAAACTTCACGGAATGAGATCCTGAAAAGCTTTGAGGAGAAAGATGCGGCGCTGCTTCATGGGATTACCAGCAGCGGAAAGACAGAGATCTACATCGATCTGATCCGCCGTGCGCTGGAAGGCGGATCGCAGGTGCTCTACCTTCTGCCCGAGATCGCATTGACGACCCAGATCGTGTTTCGTCTGAAGAAAATATTCGGAGCGTCTATGGGTGTATATCATTCCAAGTTCTCCGACAACGAGCGGGTTGAAGTGTGGAATGGAATCCTTACCGGCAAATTAAGATTTGTTGTGGGCGTACGATCTTCCGTGTTCCTTCCTTTTGATAATCTCGCACTCATCATTGTTGATGAAGAGCACGATCCATCCTACAAGCAGCACGATCCTGCGCCACGCTATCATGCCCGCGATGTGGCGATGATGATGGCTCATCAGCATCATGCAAAAGTTCTGATGGGGACAGCTACTCCATCCTGCGAAAGCTATTATCTGGCGAAAGCCGGAAAGATCGGATTCAGTTCACTCACACAGAGATTCGGTGACTCTAAACTACCGGAGATCGTTTTTGCTGATCTCTCCAAAGAGCGAAAGCAGAAGACCATCAAAGGAAACTTCTCCTCTCTTCTACTGCGCGAGATCAAAGAAGCGACTGATAAAAAAGAGCAGGTGATCCTGTTTCAAAACCGGCGGGGACATTCGCCGTTCGTTCAGTGTGAAGACTGCGGATGGGTGCCAACCTGTATCAATTGTGCAGTAAGTCTTACGTATCATCAATATCGTCATGCGCTGATCTGTCACTATTGCGGATACCGTGAAGAGTTTCCAAAGCAATGCCCGACGTGCTCGTCAAAAAGAATTCTTACCCATGGCTATGGAACAGAGAAGCTGGAAGAAGAGCTGAAGCTTCATTTCCCTGAATCGAATATCAGTCGCATGGACCTGGACACTACCCGCACGCGAAGCGGATATGAAACGATCCTCGGTGATTTTGAAAAGGGTGATACCGATATATTAGTTGGAACGCAGATGGTCACGAAAGGTCTTGACTTTGACCGGGTCAACCTTGTCGGAGTTTTTGATGCGGACCGGATGATGCACTTCCCTGACTTTCGTTCCTATGAGCGCGCCTTCCAGTTGATCCTTCAGGTCAGCGGCAGAGCAGGCCGCCGGGACAAGCAGGGTTATGTTATTATTCAGACATCCAATCCACGCGATCCATTATTCAAGTTCATCGTTGATCACGATACCGAAGGTTTTTTAGCAGAGCAGCTTCACGACCGGGAGCAGCATTTCTTCCCTCCTTTTTCAAGACTTATTGAGATAACAGTAAAGCATACTGACAAGGCAACCTGTCGAAAGGCCGCGGAGACGCTTGCCGGTCACATTGAGAAGACCATTGGAGGGATCAAGCTGCTCGGACCGAAAGAGTCTTTTATATCAAAGATCAGAAATGAATTTTTACAAACTATCCTTCTGAAGATTCCAAGAAATCAGGGGAAGCTTGGCGATATAAAGCTGAGACTCATCCACCTGAGCGATGGCCTGCAGGAAGAAAAAGAATTCAGAAACTGCAAGATTGTTTTCGATGTTGATCCTGTGTGATCAGTGATCGTTTCTGATTTCGATGGTGGTCTCACCATAAACAGGTTTACCTTCAATGGTCATGCCTTCTACAATGACCCGGTACTTGGTTATAGGATCTGCAGCATAGAAAGAAAACTTTACCTCTCCTACTTCATTGGTGATCACATTCGGATTCCAGTAAAGCGTTGACCTGTAATCCGGCTGGGAATGATCCTCCTGCTGATTGCCGTAGTCCGGTGCTTTGAATGGCAGAGGTTCTGAGTATCCCTTCATCATTGATGATTGGAAATACTTTTTATTGAACGTTCCGACATATTTGGAATCTTCTGTCTTGGTATAGATCGCAATGACACCCCCCTGTCCCCTGATACCATTTCCTGATGTTGCATTAAGCTTGATCTCAATCCGGTCAATGGTAGAAACATCAAATTGCATGATGGTCACATAAATACCGTCTTCAGAAAAGAAAGGAGTATCATTGATCATGAGCAGAGGCTCACGGGCATTTCTGACGGAGCGTAATACGATCATGTTACGAATGTTTCCGTTGGCCAAATAGGAAACAACACGCATGCCCGGCACTTTCCGCTGAAGCAGATTCAACAGAGTGCCATCGGTTTCATTTTCAATGTCCTTACGGTTAACGTTGAAATCCGGCTGACCGAATCTCTTGGAAAAATCAGTTGCCTGAAGCCGGGTTGCCTCCACAGAAACTTCTTCCAGCATCTTTGAATCGTCCGGAAGGGTATAACCCACAATAGCACGTTGATCGCTTACATTTTTTTCAAGGTTCAGTACCAGTGGCGGCGCGAGATGATCCATGGAAAAAACATCTTCATGAGTAATACTGACGGTGCCTGATAATTTTCCCTTTTTGGTTTTAGCCTGAAGAAAGAATTCAGAGGAATCATTGAACTGAAAACCATTGACCCAGAATTTTCCGTCAGCATCTGTTTCTACCGTTGCAAAATCCTGATTGTTTCCCTGAACAATCGTCACCTTCGAATTCTCTTTCCCATTGTTGATCTGTCCTCTGAAACCTATTCCACTTTCAATCGGATAAGCATACTTCATGTGATCTATTTCAGATTCTTTTGCAAAGACAGCATCTCCGATGACGGATGAGTGGATGTGCGCTACTTGTTTCTCGTCCACTACCCTGACCGTCAGATTGGATATAAGAGATGAGCCTTCTTTGTTCTCAAGCGCAATTTCAAGATCAATCTTTTCCCGGGGTTTGTATGATTGTTTTTCAGAGCTTACCTCCGCTTTGATTCCGGTGAAAGCCGTTGGTGCATCCTGAGCAGAGACTACCTTTTCGGATAAATTCAAAACAGGCAGAGGCTTTGAAAAGAAAGAGTCATCGCCGTAGTTGCGCATCCATTGTGTATAGCACCTCAAATAATAATTTCCGGAAGGCAGATTTCCTTTGATCAGTAAATTCCCTGAGACATTGGAATGTGTGATCGCATACGAAGTGGATTGCACAACCTTCTTTTCGGGACTTATCAGCTCTACATGCAGGACCTTACTTAGTGTATCTCTCTTGAGAGGATTACTATAGCGGATCATTGCATCAAACCAGATCATTTCACCAGGATAATAGTATGGCTTGTCTGTGATCATGAAAACCTTTTCCTGGAGCGCTTGCCAGCCCGATGATTTAATGGTGTCCTCCAGCTGGATCTTTACTGGCGTCTCAAAAGGTTTGTAGTTATAAGGCAAGAGTCCTGATACGCGTGCCTTCTCCATTTCGCCGGAGGTGATCATCCCTTCCGGATCCTGAGGAATGCCATCATTGTTTACGGTGATCGTACCATCTCTGAATTCAATCCACGAAACGGGGCAATTCACATCTTTATAAGTATTAATGTGAGCAACTTTATTTATATAATGAATCTCCAGCCTTTTCTTAAGTTCAATTCTGGAGCCCACAACTCTTAAACTTGGCTTGATGATAATTTCCTCTGGCTTCAGTTCAAAAACATTAATCCCAAGCTCTTTTGTAAAGACAGGAGCCCGAACAATTGTATTGGTCACAACACGCTTTTCATAATACACCTGAAACCCTTCCTCTTTTATGCGATGATGAAGGATTGCATCAAATAAATGACGCGAAGATCCGCGATAAGCATCCTGCCTGTTCGTTTCCCATCTTTTTAACAGCTCGAGGTCATTGGTGATCATATCCTCAAACCTGACATTACCCTGAATGACGTAAGAGTCGCCACTTGAATTAAAGCGCTTTAAAAAATAAGTGATACGATAGCCCATGGCAAGATTCTCAACCATAATTGGAGAAGAGGCTTCTGCATATAAAATATTATTGACTCCGGCCACTCCTTCTTTGAAGTCAAGCACCCAGGGATTAAGAATCTTGCATGACAATGAGTTGCGGGTCTCGCCAAGAAAAATACGGGAGAACTTTTTCAGTTGACTGTCCCACTTCTTGTCACGTGTGCCCTGAACCTGAATGTTGTCCAGTAACTTTTTATCTGGCAGCAGCCTTGCGATTATTTCCAAAGTCTGGTTGTCACGAATGGATACTTTGGACTGGTACGATTGATACCCTACAAAAGAAAAGACAATTTCAACTTCCCCGGCAGGGACATTGATCAATTTAAAAACACCCTTATCATTGGCGGCTACACCAATGGAAGTATGATTGATGAATATGTTGGCAAAAGGAAGCGGTTCAAGAGTTTCGGCATCCAATACCCGGCCGTTGATAATACCGGTTTGAGCTATGGCCGATGTGCAGACAAATACAAGAATAAAATATAAACAACGTCTCATATATGACTACCTGTCCAGTAAGGACTGCAAAGATCAAATATTTTCTATTTCAATATATCCCACTCTTCATTTAATATAGGTATTGCCGAATGAGCGGTCAGATCAAATTGACATGGAACTACCGAAATATAGTTATTGGCAATAGCCCACTCATCATTATCCTCACCTTTATCGAAGTTGACAAACTTTCCCGTCATCCAGAAGTAGTTTCTTCCGTTGGGATCCTTTCGTTCATCAAACTCCTCTACCCATTTTGCGTTAGCCTGCCGGCAGATACGAAAGCCCTTCAGTGACTCTTTCTTTTTCTTTGGAAAATTCACATTCAAAGCAACACCTTTTGGCAGACCTTTATCTAATACCTGTTGGGTGATTTTCTTTATCGGCTCAAGCGTGTGTGAAAAATCTGCATCATTGCCAAAATCACACAGTGAAAAACCTATTGCAGGAGTTCCTTCAATAGCAGCTTCAATCGCAGCGGACATGGTACCGGAATACAATACACTGATAGAAGTATTGCTTCCATGATTCACTCCACTCACCACAACATCCGGCTGACGTTTATCTTTCAGCACATAGTGCCTCGCCATCTTCACACAATCTGCCGGTGTACCGGAACATTCAAATGCACGGACATCTTCAAAGATGGTTGATTCTTTAAGCCGAAGGGTGTCCCCTACCGTAATGGCATGACCCATTCCTGACTGCGGACGATTGGGTGCCACCACCAATACATCCCCCAGCTCTTTCATGACGTCTACTAAGTTTTTTATCCCGGGAGATGTGATTCCATCGTCGTTGATAACAAGAATGAGAGGTTTTGCCATAATTATTTATAAAGTGAATTGAAGTATGCTACGGTCATGGCAAACTGATATTTGTTATCAACCTTAAGTTTATTGACTTTCATGTATTTCGCTACCTGCTCCGATTTA includes these proteins:
- a CDS encoding alpha-L-fucosidase, producing MKQVIFLITLIFIMNSCYRETKPPAPLLPLPSQSQLAWHDMEMNAFVHFTTNTFSGKEWGYGDEDPNIFNPTAMDAEQWIRTFKETGFKGVILTCKHHDGFCIWPSKFTDHSVKSSQWKDGKGDVVRDVAEACKKYGLKFGIYVSPWDRNHKAYGTPEYIEYYRNQIKELFTNYGPIFEMWFDGANGGDGFYGGAKEKRSIDGSKYYDWPATLNEIRTLEPAIIFFSDAGPGVRWVGNEKGIAGETNWNTISTDTLFAGKAGIESLLNTGSENGTSWVPAEVDVSIRPGWFYHAEEDALVKSPERLFDIYLTSVGRGSTLLLNIPPDRRGLIHENDVAALKGFKALRDSAFKNNLALSAILEVSTTRGDANEFSSAQLNDRDPETFWSTDDDVVSGSVEIQMDEGKVIHYVVLQEYIPLGQRVRSFTIEAWVWNKWKPISEGTTIGYKRIVQLPPTATQKIRITFQDAKACLAISNIEIY
- the priA gene encoding primosomal protein N'; this encodes MFDQNEDNGTFFAEVVLPVPIPKLFTYRVPAAWNSLVKKGQRVIVPFGQRKILTGVIAQLHHQPPAEYEAKYLLELLDESEIITPLQFQLYEWMASYYMCTVGEVLNAALPAGLKLSSESMVQMHPSFNLEESLFDFSEKERLVLAHLKSGSLSYSDVAKLLDVKSIYSILKSLTSKDAIILFEKVKEKYKPRTEKRIRIHHDHLDKKKLESLFEILSAKPKQEAVLLKFLQEVPVFQDQHLNEKGISKSALLATDISESSLNTLIKNKTFEEFEVVVPRFGFDDEIITPPLLLSEQQETSRNEILKSFEEKDAALLHGITSSGKTEIYIDLIRRALEGGSQVLYLLPEIALTTQIVFRLKKIFGASMGVYHSKFSDNERVEVWNGILTGKLRFVVGVRSSVFLPFDNLALIIVDEEHDPSYKQHDPAPRYHARDVAMMMAHQHHAKVLMGTATPSCESYYLAKAGKIGFSSLTQRFGDSKLPEIVFADLSKERKQKTIKGNFSSLLLREIKEATDKKEQVILFQNRRGHSPFVQCEDCGWVPTCINCAVSLTYHQYRHALICHYCGYREEFPKQCPTCSSKRILTHGYGTEKLEEELKLHFPESNISRMDLDTTRTRSGYETILGDFEKGDTDILVGTQMVTKGLDFDRVNLVGVFDADRMMHFPDFRSYERAFQLILQVSGRAGRRDKQGYVIIQTSNPRDPLFKFIVDHDTEGFLAEQLHDREQHFFPPFSRLIEITVKHTDKATCRKAAETLAGHIEKTIGGIKLLGPKESFISKIRNEFLQTILLKIPRNQGKLGDIKLRLIHLSDGLQEEKEFRNCKIVFDVDPV
- a CDS encoding TonB-dependent receptor plug domain-containing protein — its product is MRRCLYFILVFVCTSAIAQTGIINGRVLDAETLEPLPFANIFINHTSIGVAANDKGVFKLINVPAGEVEIVFSFVGYQSYQSKVSIRDNQTLEIIARLLPDKKLLDNIQVQGTRDKKWDSQLKKFSRIFLGETRNSLSCKILNPWVLDFKEGVAGVNNILYAEASSPIMVENLAMGYRITYFLKRFNSSGDSYVIQGNVRFEDMITNDLELLKRWETNRQDAYRGSSRHLFDAILHHRIKEEGFQVYYEKRVVTNTIVRAPVFTKELGINVFELKPEEIIIKPSLRVVGSRIELKKRLEIHYINKVAHINTYKDVNCPVSWIEFRDGTITVNNDGIPQDPEGMITSGEMEKARVSGLLPYNYKPFETPVKIQLEDTIKSSGWQALQEKVFMITDKPYYYPGEMIWFDAMIRYSNPLKRDTLSKVLHVELISPEKKVVQSTSYAITHSNVSGNLLIKGNLPSGNYYLRCYTQWMRNYGDDSFFSKPLPVLNLSEKVVSAQDAPTAFTGIKAEVSSEKQSYKPREKIDLEIALENKEGSSLISNLTVRVVDEKQVAHIHSSVIGDAVFAKESEIDHMKYAYPIESGIGFRGQINNGKENSKVTIVQGNNQDFATVETDADGKFWVNGFQFNDSSEFFLQAKTKKGKLSGTVSITHEDVFSMDHLAPPLVLNLEKNVSDQRAIVGYTLPDDSKMLEEVSVEATRLQATDFSKRFGQPDFNVNRKDIENETDGTLLNLLQRKVPGMRVVSYLANGNIRNMIVLRSVRNAREPLLMINDTPFFSEDGIYVTIMQFDVSTIDRIEIKLNATSGNGIRGQGGVIAIYTKTEDSKYVGTFNKKYFQSSMMKGYSEPLPFKAPDYGNQQEDHSQPDYRSTLYWNPNVITNEVGEVKFSFYAADPITKYRVIVEGMTIEGKPVYGETTIEIRNDH
- the surE gene encoding 5'/3'-nucleotidase SurE, which translates into the protein MMAKPLILVINDDGITSPGIKNLVDVMKELGDVLVVAPNRPQSGMGHAITVGDTLRLKESTIFEDVRAFECSGTPADCVKMARHYVLKDKRQPDVVVSGVNHGSNTSISVLYSGTMSAAIEAAIEGTPAIGFSLCDFGNDADFSHTLEPIKKITQQVLDKGLPKGVALNVNFPKKKKESLKGFRICRQANAKWVEEFDERKDPNGRNYFWMTGKFVNFDKGEDNDEWAIANNYISVVPCQFDLTAHSAIPILNEEWDILK